ACATCCTTAATCCTAGTTGATGAATCTTTAATGTTAAATACTTGTATTGGTGAACGATAATGAATATTGATCAATACAAATGCATGAAATTGGACTTTAAAGGAGGTTAAAGTGGATAGTAGACAAGTTTAGAGAACGAAATTTTAAACTTGTTGTGGGTTCAGCCTATTTTTGTGCATACGTTTGTTAATGTTTGTCTTGTGTTTTAAGTGGAAGCCCAATATTCCACTTATTGTTGTGGTCCAATGTTGGGTTATGTTGAAGCTTATTTTGGAAGATTAGGGTAGCATTTTGGCTGACTTGAGAGACAACAAAGTGGTGTGAGAAATTAGATTAgaaacacacacaaaaaggagaagagagaaagagaagagagtgTTCGTAGTTTTCAGGACAGCCATCAGAAAACTGCCGATTGCCGGAGATTCAACGGTCGGATCGTGGTAATTTTTGGTCAGCTTGTTGAGGATACATAGGGCCTCATTTTGAACGGTTGGATTGTCGTTTTGAGCTCTCTGGTTTTTCTGTGGTTGCTGCTGGACAGAACCTACGTTTTTGAGTGATATTCTTCATCTCTTGTCTCTTAATTGTTGATCTCTTATGTATGGAAGTGTTGATGTGTTGTGAACCTTTGTATGTCTGATTTGGGTTCTTTTGCCCTCAATTTTATCATAATAAGAGAAGGTGACAAGGGTGGACTCCTCACAAGTCCCGTGGGTTTTACTCTTCAGATTGAAGGGGTTTTCCACGTATAATTCACGTGTGGATTGATTTTTATTCTTCCGCATTTGATTTTAGTTGCTATCCATTATTGGTTGATTGTTAGGTTATTTGGTTGTTGGATTATTTGTGGTGAATTGGAGTTGTATTGTTTGGTTGATTGTCTTAGAGGTGATCCTTTTGGGTAGTTGATATACTACTAGGGACCTATCAAAACTAAATCGAAATCGTTCAGCTTCATTCATGTAGATTGTTATCACCAATTAATTTACGGATAAAAccttaaatataattaaagctGACAATTCACTGTAACGCTTTTGGTAACTTACTGGACCACCAAAATAAGATGTTGGAACTCAATTAAGTAGGCTTGCCTTACAACTTGTATTATTACATGATAAAACACAGAAACATAACTAATGCCAAAATTTGGATGACATAACATTGTAGTACCAAAACCTCTATGGCTCTATAGACGCATTTCCTGGTGTCAATCAATAATCTAAACTGCAATTCATCTGTGATTTTACATTTTTACCCAAGTGGAAATGCCGGAGTAATCGTTCGAAGAAACATCATGGCCAGGAGCAACTTTTTGCTTCCTACCATATCGTCTTCTGCTACTATCACCACCATTGCCGCTACTATTTCTACAACCGCTTCCTTGAGTTCTTACGCTTGTTCCCTTTATCTTTCTCGAATCTCCCCTGCGCTCCATCTGTCTTCGCGAAACAATCCATAACAACACCAACAAATGATTAGTATTTGCATTAACAAGTGAAGGAAAGATTTTATACTAATACTAACCCCTAAACAGAAACTATCAGAGTTGATATTATTGAAGGATGATGATGCTTCTGTTGCATTCATTCCtagagaatttcttttgttatTGATGCATGAACCCTCAGTAGAACCGCCATTTGAAAACGAACAAGACCCCTGTGATGAGGTTGAAGGGTATGCCGCATCACAACTATTATCTCTCTGAAACATCTCGTCGAATAGATCCTGTAATTGTTCAAAGCTTTCTTCCCCATTTTCCTGTAATCCCATTACCAAAAACTATTACTTATCCTGCATAAGTTGCTGTTTTGTCATAAAGATTAATCTTCATAGTGCA
This sequence is a window from Spinacia oleracea cultivar Varoflay chromosome 1, BTI_SOV_V1, whole genome shotgun sequence. Protein-coding genes within it:
- the LOC110787228 gene encoding uncharacterized protein isoform X1 — encoded protein: MADGGERKGVDFYKVLGLEKECSPTDLKTAYRNLAKRWHPDRCSASGNLKFVEEAKKKFQGIQEAYSVLSDESKRFLYDVGVYDNDDDENNHGMGDFLNEMVTMMSEHKPTENGEESFEQLQDLFDEMFQRDNSCDAAYPSTSSQGSCSFSNGGSTEGSCINNKRNSLGMNATEASSSFNNINSDSFCLGMERRGDSRKIKGTSVRTQGSGCRNSSGNGGDSSRRRYGRKQKVAPGHDVSSNDYSGISTWVKM